In one window of Chelmon rostratus isolate fCheRos1 chromosome 19, fCheRos1.pri, whole genome shotgun sequence DNA:
- the LOC121623479 gene encoding prolactin-releasing peptide receptor-like, which yields MEGNHSGLAGGAQPSMSGEHTDGHVYEVAVQSNSTHRSSQFADVALLQTFKPLIIPCYVLVVAVGVFGNYLLLYVICRTRKMHNVTNFFIGNLAFSDMLMCVTCVPFTLAYAFNPRGWVFGRSMCYLVFLVQPVTVYVSVFTLTAIAVDRYYATVHPLKKRTSVATCASVLTGIWLLSCGLVAPAVTHTYHVEFKDEGFTICEEFWLGQEKERRIYAYSTLLVTYVLPLSAVFVSYLCITVKLRNCVAPGHRTQDQAGAQQARKRKIFRLVALLVSAFAVCWLPIHVFNVLRDIDIHLINKRYFLLIQLLCHLCAMSSSCCNPFLYAWLHDRFRAELRKMFKCHHRIGVPANHCAASGVL from the exons ATGGAGGGCAATCACAGTGGCTTGGCTGGTGGCGCGCAACCGTCCATGTCAGGAGAGCACACGGATGGACACGTTTATGAGGTTGCGGTACAGAGCAACTCCACCCATCGCAGCTCCCAGTTTGCAGACGTGGCTCTGCTGCAGACGTTCAAGCCCCTCATCATCCCCTGCTACGTGCTCGTTGTGGCGGTGGGCGTCTTTGGGAACTACCTGCTCCTCTACGTCATCTGCCGAACCCGCAAGATGCACAACGTCACCAACTTCTTCATCGGAAACTTGGCCTTCTCTGACATGCTCATGTGCGTGACCTGCGTCCCTTTCACTCTAGCCTACGCCTTCAACCCGCGTGGTTGGGTTTTTGGCCGCTCCATGTGCTACCTGGTGTTCCTCGTCCAACCCGTCACAGTCTACGTTTCAGTGTTCACGCTCACTGCTATTGCTGTGGACAG ATATTATGCGACAGTTCACCCCCTGAAGAAGCGCACCTCCGTGGCGACCTGTGCCTCCGTCCTCACTGGCATCTGGCTGCTGTCCTGCGGGCTTGTGGCTCCAGCAGTCACCCACACCTACCACGTAGAGTTCAAAGACGAAGGCTTCACCATCTGTGAGGAATTCTGGTTGGGTCAAGAGAAGGAAAGGCGTATTTATGCGTACAGCACGCTGCTGGTCACGTACGTCCTGCCTTTGTCAGCCGTCTTTGTGTCTTATCTCTGCATTACAGTCAAACTGAGGAACTGTGTTGCACCAGGCCACAGGACGCAAGACCAGGCAGGTGCCCAACAAGCTCGTAAGAGGAAGATCTTTCGCCTGGTTGCGCTCTTGGTGTCTGCCTTTGCAGTGTGTTGGCTTCCTATTCATGTATTCAACGTGCTGCGAGACATAGACATTCACCTCATTAACAAGCGCTACTTCTTACTTATTCAACTGCTGTGCCACCTGTGTGCCATGAGCTCATCCTGTTGTAACCCTTTCCTCTACGCGTGGCTACACGACCGCTTCCGCGCTGAGTTACGGAAGATGTTCAAGTGCCATCATCGGATTGGAGTGCCTGCCAACCACTGTGCTGCCAGCGGGGTCTTGTAG